One genomic region from Equus asinus isolate D_3611 breed Donkey chromosome 8, EquAss-T2T_v2, whole genome shotgun sequence encodes:
- the LOC123275677 gene encoding catechol O-methyltransferase isoform X1 has product MLEPTPMLLAAFSLGLALLPLLFFLRRWGWLLIGWNEFILQPIHNLLMGDSKEQRILRHVLQHAVAGDPQSVLETIDAYCSQKEWAMNVGDKKGQFLDAVVQEQQPSVLLELGAYCGYSAVRMARLLPPGARLLTIEINPDYAAITQQMLDFAGLQDRVTVVLGASQDIIPQLKKKYDVDTLDVVFLDHWKDRYLLDTLLLEECGLLRKGTVLLADNVIVPGAPDFLAHVRGSGRFECTHFSSYLEYSLWVVDGVEKAVYLGPGSPAQP; this is encoded by the exons ATGCTAGAGCCAACACCCATGCTGTTGGCAGCCTTCTCATTGGGCCTGGCACTGCTGCCTCTGCTCTTCTTCCTGCGACGCTGGGGCTGGCTCCTCATCGGCTGGAATGAGTTCATCCTACAGCCCATCCACAACCTGCTCATGGGTGACAGCAAGGAGCAGCGCATTCTGCGCCATGTGCTGCAGCACGCGGTGGCCGGGGACCCGCAGAGCGTGCTGGAGACCATTGACGCCTACTGCTCGCAGAAGGAATGGGCCATGAACGTGGGCGACAAGAAAG GCCAGTTCCTGGATGCAGTGGTGCAGGAGCAGCAGCCGTCTGTGCTGCTGGAACTGGGGGCCTACTGCGGCTACTCGGCTGTGCGCATGGCCCGCCTGCTGCCACCCGGTGCCCGTCTGCTCACCATCGAGATCAACCCTGACTACGCCGCCATCACCCAGCAGATGCTGGACTTCGCGGGCCTGCAGGACAGG GTAACCGTTGTCCTCGGGGCCTCCCAGGACATCATCCCCCAGCTGAAGAAGAAATATGACGTGGACACGCTGGACGTGGTCTTCCTCGACCACTGGAAGGACCGGTACCTGCTGGACACGCTCCTCCTGGAG GAGTGTGGCCTGTTACGCAAGGGGACGGTGTTGCTGGCTGACAATGTCATCGTCCCAGGAGCACCGGATTTCCTGGCCCACGTGCGCGGGAGCGGCCGCTTTGAGTGCACGCACTTCTCCTCATACCTGGAGTACTCTCTGTGGGTGGTGGATGGCGTGGAGAAGGCCGTCTACCTGGGCCCGGGCAGCCCAGCACAGCCTTGA
- the LOC123275677 gene encoding catechol O-methyltransferase isoform X2 has protein sequence MGDSKEQRILRHVLQHAVAGDPQSVLETIDAYCSQKEWAMNVGDKKGQFLDAVVQEQQPSVLLELGAYCGYSAVRMARLLPPGARLLTIEINPDYAAITQQMLDFAGLQDRVTVVLGASQDIIPQLKKKYDVDTLDVVFLDHWKDRYLLDTLLLEECGLLRKGTVLLADNVIVPGAPDFLAHVRGSGRFECTHFSSYLEYSLWVVDGVEKAVYLGPGSPAQP, from the exons ATGGGTGACAGCAAGGAGCAGCGCATTCTGCGCCATGTGCTGCAGCACGCGGTGGCCGGGGACCCGCAGAGCGTGCTGGAGACCATTGACGCCTACTGCTCGCAGAAGGAATGGGCCATGAACGTGGGCGACAAGAAAG GCCAGTTCCTGGATGCAGTGGTGCAGGAGCAGCAGCCGTCTGTGCTGCTGGAACTGGGGGCCTACTGCGGCTACTCGGCTGTGCGCATGGCCCGCCTGCTGCCACCCGGTGCCCGTCTGCTCACCATCGAGATCAACCCTGACTACGCCGCCATCACCCAGCAGATGCTGGACTTCGCGGGCCTGCAGGACAGG GTAACCGTTGTCCTCGGGGCCTCCCAGGACATCATCCCCCAGCTGAAGAAGAAATATGACGTGGACACGCTGGACGTGGTCTTCCTCGACCACTGGAAGGACCGGTACCTGCTGGACACGCTCCTCCTGGAG GAGTGTGGCCTGTTACGCAAGGGGACGGTGTTGCTGGCTGACAATGTCATCGTCCCAGGAGCACCGGATTTCCTGGCCCACGTGCGCGGGAGCGGCCGCTTTGAGTGCACGCACTTCTCCTCATACCTGGAGTACTCTCTGTGGGTGGTGGATGGCGTGGAGAAGGCCGTCTACCTGGGCCCGGGCAGCCCAGCACAGCCTTGA